One window of the Desulfonatronum thiosulfatophilum genome contains the following:
- a CDS encoding J domain-containing protein yields MPTDLAMSLDLSYKILQVAPNAGLEEVKKAFRRLAFAYHPDLHPDMPEASRRFQELNEAYIKVSRHLGNQPEASRTTPPPRRESPGATSKDRTSAKESFGKARYADRETAHSRYRRQAAYQREDLLKDLLKDPFARQVYEDIYSRVRGTGQGKPGESAEEHAKKVLRVEWGTRKLELDLSKSIRTRLQDWFRHQLDDHQTISFPRNQLLPGKTVRIQIQQGWRGPAATLEINLPPDFAPSKPIRLKGKGRKIGPWQGDLYLRIVPRDS; encoded by the coding sequence TTGCCCACTGATTTGGCCATGTCTTTGGATCTCAGCTACAAAATTCTTCAGGTCGCTCCAAATGCCGGCCTTGAGGAGGTCAAAAAAGCCTTCCGCAGGTTGGCTTTCGCCTATCATCCTGACCTTCATCCAGACATGCCCGAGGCGTCGCGCCGCTTTCAGGAATTGAACGAGGCCTACATCAAGGTGTCCCGGCATCTGGGAAATCAACCCGAAGCAAGTCGAACGACGCCTCCTCCGCGCCGGGAATCTCCCGGGGCGACTTCAAAAGACCGAACATCCGCCAAGGAAAGCTTCGGCAAAGCCCGGTACGCCGACCGGGAAACAGCCCATTCCAGATATCGCCGACAAGCCGCGTACCAGCGCGAGGATCTGCTCAAGGATCTGCTTAAGGATCCGTTTGCCCGCCAAGTCTACGAGGATATTTACAGCCGTGTCCGGGGAACAGGGCAGGGTAAGCCCGGCGAATCGGCTGAAGAGCATGCCAAAAAGGTGCTTCGCGTGGAATGGGGCACACGCAAGCTGGAACTGGACTTGTCCAAGTCCATCAGAACCCGGCTGCAGGATTGGTTCAGACACCAGCTTGACGACCACCAGACCATCTCGTTTCCCCGCAACCAGCTTCTTCCCGGCAAAACCGTGCGCATCCAAATCCAGCAGGGGTGGCGCGGCCCCGCCGCAACTCTGGAAATCAACCTGCCTCCGGACTTTGCTCCATCCAAACCCATCCGCCTTAAAGGAAAAGGTCGAAAAATCGGCCCGTGGCAAGGTGACTTGTACCTGCGCATCGTGCCACGGGACTCGTAA
- a CDS encoding SufB/SufD family protein, with the protein MDVSRFAFAKKDDGLVDFRSLSPEDKERLLMSGVDLDQASRSGTYLQVDHKNVHCDSCDPNVEILDITKALEKYDGLPEYFWAAVKKEQDDFTRMAAKEGLHGGYFIRAKAGMKITEPVQSCLFIKGEAVAQNVHNIIVVEEGAELHVITGCATAHNQQSALHLGISEIYIKKGGKLTFTMIHNWGEKVMVRPRTVGVVEEDGEFQSNYVLLKPVESVQSYPSIHLNGPRAVARFNSIIVAPTGSLVDTGNRIFLNAPETRGEIISRTITTGGKIIARGHIIGSHVPSKGHLECKGLILGNGIIHAIPELEGTIAGVELSHEAAVGKIAQEEIEYLMARGLDEDEATSTIVRGFLNVDIMGLPEKLRQTIEKTIEENQKDMF; encoded by the coding sequence ATGGATGTTTCCAGGTTTGCGTTCGCAAAAAAGGACGACGGCTTGGTCGACTTCCGCTCCTTGAGTCCGGAAGACAAGGAGCGTCTGCTGATGTCCGGCGTTGATTTGGATCAGGCGAGCCGAAGCGGAACGTATCTGCAGGTGGACCACAAGAACGTGCACTGTGATTCCTGCGATCCCAACGTGGAAATCCTGGACATCACCAAAGCTCTGGAGAAGTACGACGGCTTGCCGGAATACTTCTGGGCTGCCGTGAAAAAGGAGCAGGATGATTTTACCCGCATGGCCGCCAAGGAAGGATTGCATGGCGGCTACTTCATCCGGGCCAAAGCGGGAATGAAGATCACCGAGCCGGTCCAGTCCTGCTTGTTCATCAAGGGCGAGGCCGTAGCCCAAAACGTGCACAACATCATTGTCGTGGAGGAAGGCGCCGAACTGCATGTCATCACCGGATGCGCCACGGCCCACAACCAGCAGTCCGCCCTGCACCTGGGCATCTCCGAAATCTATATCAAAAAGGGCGGCAAGCTGACCTTCACCATGATCCACAACTGGGGCGAGAAGGTCATGGTCCGGCCGCGCACCGTGGGCGTAGTCGAAGAGGACGGCGAGTTCCAGAGCAACTACGTTCTGCTCAAGCCCGTGGAATCCGTACAGTCTTATCCTTCCATTCATTTGAACGGCCCCCGGGCCGTGGCCCGGTTCAACTCCATCATTGTCGCGCCGACAGGTTCTCTGGTGGACACCGGCAATCGAATATTTCTGAATGCACCGGAGACACGCGGGGAGATCATCTCCCGAACCATCACCACCGGCGGCAAGATCATCGCTCGGGGACACATCATCGGAAGCCATGTGCCATCCAAGGGCCATCTGGAATGCAAAGGGCTGATCCTCGGCAACGGCATCATCCATGCCATTCCGGAATTGGAAGGGACCATCGCCGGGGTGGAGCTGTCCCACGAGGCGGCCGTGGGCAAGATCGCCCAGGAAGAGATCGAATACCTCATGGCTCGCGGCCTGGACGAGGACGAAGCCACGTCCACCATCGTCCGCGGCTTCCTGAACGTCGACATCATGGGGCTGCCCGAAAAACTGCGGCAGACCATTGAAAAAACGATTGAGGAAAATCAAAAGGACATGTTTTAG
- a CDS encoding M24 family metallopeptidase: MAFEALERIAEEELSLRWERCRGLMRTALPGAGGILVFSRMNIYYFTGTWANGVFWLPLEGPPVLLVRKGIERVRLESSVEQVFSYRSFRELPGLIKEAGSELSAVAAVEMTGLSWALGQGLDRHLKAHELVAGDSIIHKTRAVKTPWELAKMRLIGARHDHCLRELLPAQIAPGMTEREISVQIWDVFFSQGHHGLLRMQNPGEEIFLGHVSAGDSANYPSVFDGPVGLRGQHPAVTHMGYAGKVWKSGEPLVLDVGFGLEGYHTDKTQIYWAGSAADIPHQPRQAHDFCISVQNWLAENLRPGAIPGRLFQHCWEWADREGWSEGFMALGGNKVRFLGHGIGLAIDEWPALAKGFEDPLEEGMVMALEPKIGLPGLGMVGVENTFEITADGGRCLTGNDFSMISVSGT; the protein is encoded by the coding sequence ATGGCGTTTGAAGCGTTGGAGCGGATCGCCGAAGAAGAACTGTCCTTGCGCTGGGAACGATGCCGTGGACTGATGCGGACTGCCCTGCCTGGCGCGGGCGGAATCCTCGTCTTCTCCCGCATGAATATCTACTACTTCACCGGAACCTGGGCCAACGGCGTTTTCTGGCTGCCTCTGGAAGGTCCGCCCGTTCTGCTGGTCCGGAAAGGCATCGAGCGGGTCCGACTGGAATCAAGCGTGGAACAGGTGTTCAGTTACCGCTCGTTTCGTGAACTGCCCGGTCTGATCAAGGAGGCGGGATCCGAGCTATCGGCCGTGGCCGCGGTGGAAATGACCGGGCTGTCCTGGGCTCTGGGTCAGGGACTGGACAGGCATCTAAAGGCGCATGAATTGGTCGCCGGAGACAGCATCATCCACAAGACCAGAGCCGTGAAGACGCCCTGGGAACTGGCCAAGATGCGCCTGATCGGCGCCCGGCACGACCATTGCCTCCGGGAGCTGCTGCCCGCGCAAATTGCGCCGGGAATGACCGAACGCGAAATCTCCGTCCAGATCTGGGACGTCTTTTTCAGCCAGGGCCATCATGGCCTGTTGCGTATGCAAAACCCAGGTGAGGAAATTTTTCTGGGCCATGTCTCTGCCGGAGACAGCGCCAATTATCCCAGCGTGTTCGACGGACCTGTAGGGCTGCGCGGGCAGCATCCGGCTGTCACGCATATGGGCTATGCCGGAAAAGTGTGGAAAAGCGGCGAACCGCTGGTTCTGGACGTGGGTTTCGGCCTGGAAGGCTACCATACGGACAAGACGCAGATCTACTGGGCGGGCAGCGCCGCGGACATTCCCCATCAGCCTCGCCAAGCGCACGACTTCTGCATTTCCGTCCAGAACTGGCTGGCGGAGAACCTGCGTCCCGGCGCGATCCCCGGCCGACTCTTTCAGCACTGCTGGGAGTGGGCCGACCGGGAGGGCTGGTCCGAGGGATTCATGGCCCTGGGAGGGAACAAGGTCCGTTTCCTGGGGCACGGCATCGGCCTGGCCATCGACGAATGGCCGGCACTGGCCAAAGGATTCGAGGACCCACTGGAAGAAGGCATGGTCATGGCCCTGGAACCCAAGATCGGCCTGCCGGGGCTGGGCATGGTCGGCGTGGAGAACACCTTCGAGATCACGGCCGACGGCGGACGCTGCCTGACCGGAAACGACTTTTCCATGATCAGCGTTTCCGGAACGTGA
- a CDS encoding CoA-binding protein produces MLHLSELAARLAQVKTIAVVGAKDVPGRPVDRVGRYLIGRGFKIFPVHPVRRDVWGLPTYARLIDIPEPIDLVDVFRAPQFCAEHAREVLELNPLPAIFWMQSGISNAEARTLLQAAGVFVVEDLCLMIEHQHL; encoded by the coding sequence ATGCTCCATCTTTCAGAGCTAGCCGCCCGATTGGCTCAGGTCAAGACAATAGCCGTAGTCGGCGCCAAGGACGTTCCTGGACGACCCGTGGATCGTGTCGGCCGCTACCTGATCGGCCGTGGTTTCAAGATTTTTCCGGTCCATCCCGTTAGGCGGGACGTCTGGGGCTTGCCCACCTATGCCCGGCTCATTGATATTCCCGAACCTATCGATCTGGTGGATGTGTTTCGAGCGCCCCAGTTCTGCGCGGAACACGCCCGGGAAGTTCTGGAACTGAATCCTCTGCCGGCGATATTCTGGATGCAGTCCGGCATTTCCAATGCCGAAGCTCGAACTTTGCTGCAAGCAGCCGGGGTTTTCGTGGTTGAAGACCTTTGTCTGATGATTGAACATCAACATCTTTAA
- a CDS encoding NADH:ubiquinone reductase (Na(+)-transporting) subunit F, translating into MIFSIGVAVGFLSTVTLLLALLLLFAERRILNYGPCTLDINEGRKTLVVNGGSTLLSSLGENEIFIPSACGGRGTCAYCKVKVLEGGGVIGPVEESNLSSEDAKKGVRLSCQVKVRQDIKLVIPDELFLAKRFQGKLIRKRLLTYDIVELRIALIQPETIQFAAGQYIQLESQEYLGRDAVMRAYSISSVPSDDRHVEVIIRRMPEGICTTWVFDHLEEGRELNLSGPYGDFKLKESKAPAVFLAGGSGMAPIWSILRDMKEQGDDRESYYFFSGRNQDDLFFTEELFALEKELPNFRYIPCLTREDKGSSWQGERGRVPFILPKYIPDATKFEAYLCGSSNFIDSCAAALKQAGINENSIFYDKFE; encoded by the coding sequence ATGATTTTTTCCATCGGCGTAGCTGTTGGATTTCTTTCGACCGTCACGCTTTTGCTGGCGTTGCTTCTGCTGTTCGCCGAACGCAGGATTCTCAATTACGGTCCCTGCACCCTGGACATCAACGAGGGCAGGAAGACCCTGGTGGTGAACGGCGGTTCGACGTTGCTTTCCAGCCTCGGCGAGAACGAGATCTTCATTCCTTCGGCCTGCGGCGGACGGGGAACCTGCGCCTACTGCAAGGTCAAGGTTCTGGAAGGGGGTGGAGTGATCGGTCCGGTGGAAGAGTCCAATCTTTCATCTGAGGATGCCAAAAAGGGGGTGCGGCTTTCCTGCCAGGTCAAGGTGCGACAGGACATCAAGCTGGTGATCCCGGACGAATTGTTCCTCGCGAAACGTTTCCAGGGCAAACTGATTCGCAAAAGGCTATTGACCTACGACATCGTCGAGCTTCGGATTGCCCTGATTCAGCCGGAAACCATTCAGTTCGCCGCGGGGCAGTACATCCAGTTGGAGTCCCAGGAGTATCTGGGGCGGGATGCGGTGATGCGGGCCTACTCCATTTCCTCGGTCCCCTCGGATGATCGGCATGTGGAGGTGATCATCCGCAGAATGCCCGAGGGCATCTGCACCACCTGGGTTTTCGACCATCTCGAAGAAGGCCGGGAACTCAATCTGAGCGGGCCCTACGGCGACTTCAAGCTCAAGGAAAGCAAGGCGCCTGCGGTTTTCCTGGCCGGGGGCAGCGGAATGGCGCCCATCTGGAGCATCCTCAGGGACATGAAGGAACAAGGAGACGACCGGGAATCCTATTATTTTTTCAGCGGTCGCAACCAGGACGACCTCTTTTTCACCGAGGAACTTTTCGCCCTGGAAAAGGAACTGCCCAACTTCCGCTACATCCCCTGCCTGACCCGGGAAGACAAGGGTTCCAGCTGGCAGGGCGAGCGCGGGCGTGTCCCCTTCATCCTGCCCAAATACATCCCCGATGCGACAAAATTTGAAGCCTACCTCTGCGGGTCATCCAACTTCATCGATTCCTGTGCCGCCGCCCTGAAACAGGCAGGCATCAACGAGAACAGCATTTTCTACGACAAGTTCGAGTAG
- a CDS encoding metal-dependent hydrolase yields MPGFKAHLFGGALFFGLVLTLVLWLGVYQPDHQTLMFLALIALLSALFPDVDTDSKGRVLFYGALLAVYLVLMIQGRFRLAAILGFCALLPAVGHHRGWTHSWWAMFLVPLPIIILPMVFYDRSLVSVVPFYLASVTGYCSHLALDRTF; encoded by the coding sequence ATGCCTGGTTTCAAGGCGCACCTTTTCGGGGGTGCGCTTTTTTTTGGATTGGTTTTGACGTTGGTTCTCTGGTTGGGAGTCTATCAGCCGGACCACCAGACGCTGATGTTTCTGGCCCTGATCGCCCTGCTCAGCGCGCTGTTCCCGGACGTGGACACGGATTCCAAGGGTCGTGTGCTGTTTTACGGAGCGCTGCTGGCGGTCTACCTGGTGCTGATGATCCAGGGCCGCTTCAGGCTGGCCGCGATCCTGGGGTTCTGCGCCCTGCTTCCGGCCGTCGGCCACCACCGCGGCTGGACCCACAGCTGGTGGGCCATGTTTCTGGTGCCATTGCCGATCATCATCCTGCCAATGGTTTTCTACGACCGTTCTCTCGTCTCGGTTGTGCCCTTCTACCTAGCCTCGGTTACCGGCTACTGTTCGCACCTGGCCCTGGACAGGACCTTCTGA
- a CDS encoding electron transport complex protein RnfA — protein MEEAANLTSLAPVMLIFISAAFTDNILLARFLGMCSVLGVSKKVDTSLGLGAAVIFVTTCTSGLNYLVYKYLLVPLELEYLRLIVFIVVIAAFVQFVEMLVERVSEGLYNALGIFLPLITVNCAILGVSLFMLGTPYNLLQTLAFGAGAGTGWALAIAIIGGIREKINEQALPRGLAGPGITLIIIGIMSLAFIGFSGMIKI, from the coding sequence ATGGAAGAAGCAGCCAATCTGACAAGTCTGGCCCCGGTCATGTTGATTTTCATTTCCGCTGCCTTTACGGACAACATCTTGTTGGCCCGCTTTCTAGGGATGTGTTCGGTTCTGGGCGTATCCAAGAAGGTGGACACCAGCCTGGGGCTGGGGGCAGCGGTGATCTTCGTGACCACCTGCACTTCGGGATTGAACTATCTCGTCTATAAGTATCTGCTTGTTCCATTGGAGCTGGAGTATCTGCGACTGATTGTGTTCATCGTGGTTATTGCCGCCTTTGTTCAGTTCGTGGAAATGCTCGTGGAACGTGTCTCCGAAGGACTGTATAACGCCCTGGGAATTTTTCTGCCGCTGATCACGGTTAACTGTGCCATTCTTGGTGTATCCCTGTTCATGCTCGGCACGCCTTACAATCTCCTGCAAACCTTGGCCTTCGGCGCCGGCGCCGGCACAGGCTGGGCGCTTGCCATTGCCATCATCGGAGGCATCCGGGAGAAGATCAACGAACAGGCGCTGCCCCGCGGACTGGCCGGCCCCGGCATCACCTTGATCATTATCGGGATCATGTCTTTGGCATTTATCGGTTTTTCCGGTATGATCAAGATCTAA
- the mqnC gene encoding cyclic dehypoxanthinyl futalosine synthase: MAQQRITTTEALKLWNEQDVIELGAMAHARRMALHPRPVVTYIVDRNINYTNICVSGCRFCAFYRPPGHAEGYVLSREELGIKVQETLELGGRQILLQGGMNPELGLDYYLEMLRFLKRDFPEVAVHGFSPPEIAYLAESSGLSIADVVARLSEAGLDSIPGGGAEILVDHVRDRISPQKCSADAWLEVMACAHGQGLKTTATMMFGHGESIKDRLEHLEKLRALQDATGGFTAFIPWTFQPRNTKIDVPEASSVEYLKFLALSRLFLDNIPHIQASWVTQGPSVGQMALLWGADDMGSTMIEENVVAAAGVRFLLPEEELRAIVQGAGFTPMRRKMDYTLVEAEQE; the protein is encoded by the coding sequence ATGGCGCAGCAGCGAATCACTACGACGGAAGCATTGAAACTGTGGAACGAACAGGACGTCATCGAGCTCGGAGCCATGGCCCATGCGCGAAGAATGGCCCTGCATCCCCGGCCGGTGGTTACATATATCGTGGACAGGAACATCAACTACACCAACATCTGCGTTTCCGGATGCCGATTTTGCGCCTTCTATCGTCCTCCGGGCCATGCCGAAGGATATGTTCTGAGTCGTGAGGAGCTTGGGATCAAGGTCCAGGAAACCTTGGAGCTGGGCGGACGGCAAATTCTGCTTCAGGGCGGGATGAATCCGGAACTGGGGTTGGATTATTATCTTGAAATGCTCCGCTTTCTGAAGCGGGATTTTCCAGAGGTGGCCGTGCACGGTTTTTCCCCGCCGGAAATCGCCTACCTGGCGGAATCATCCGGGTTGAGCATCGCGGATGTGGTGGCCAGGCTGTCCGAAGCGGGCTTGGATTCCATACCCGGCGGGGGCGCGGAAATTCTGGTGGATCATGTCCGCGACAGGATTTCCCCGCAAAAGTGTTCCGCCGACGCCTGGCTGGAGGTCATGGCCTGCGCCCATGGCCAGGGATTGAAAACCACCGCGACCATGATGTTCGGTCATGGCGAGTCAATTAAAGACCGGTTGGAGCACCTGGAAAAGCTGCGCGCACTGCAAGATGCGACTGGCGGCTTCACGGCATTCATCCCCTGGACCTTCCAGCCCCGGAACACCAAAATCGACGTCCCCGAGGCTTCCTCCGTGGAGTATCTCAAGTTCCTGGCCCTGAGCCGCCTTTTTCTGGACAACATCCCGCACATCCAGGCCTCCTGGGTGACCCAGGGGCCGTCCGTCGGCCAGATGGCCCTGCTCTGGGGGGCGGACGACATGGGCTCGACCATGATTGAGGAAAACGTGGTCGCCGCCGCCGGCGTGCGCTTTCTGCTGCCGGAAGAGGAACTGCGCGCCATTGTGCAGGGAGCCGGATTCACGCCGATGCGCCGAAAAATGGATTATACCTTGGTTGAGGCCGAGCAGGAATAA
- a CDS encoding YkgJ family cysteine cluster protein has translation MTNQTSSASFSTPEAFICLRCGNCCHGEGGIVLNDSDVHRLCNHLDLDLASFAAVYMESVNGKNRLRTNEQGWCIFFEQGCAVHPAKPAVCQAWPFFRGNMVDANSWLMAQDACPGINNETGHQEFVAQGNSYLQDLDLEPSTATSPNALNRST, from the coding sequence ATGACGAACCAGACATCTTCTGCTTCCTTTTCGACTCCCGAAGCCTTCATCTGTCTGCGCTGCGGCAATTGCTGTCACGGTGAAGGCGGCATCGTGCTCAACGATTCAGATGTGCACCGGCTTTGCAATCACCTGGACCTGGACTTGGCCTCCTTTGCCGCGGTCTATATGGAAAGCGTGAACGGCAAGAATCGATTACGCACCAATGAACAAGGCTGGTGTATCTTTTTCGAACAGGGGTGCGCGGTGCATCCCGCGAAGCCGGCCGTGTGCCAGGCTTGGCCTTTTTTTCGGGGCAACATGGTGGACGCGAACAGCTGGCTGATGGCCCAGGACGCCTGCCCCGGCATCAACAATGAAACCGGTCATCAGGAGTTTGTCGCCCAAGGTAACTCCTATCTTCAGGATCTGGATTTGGAACCGTCCACGGCTACGAGTCCGAATGCCCTGAACAGATCCACGTAA
- a CDS encoding pancreas/duodenum homeobox protein 1, with protein MTSQNMQAVFTPEVLEQIFPPERSHDFFEALYGDADDAAFDIQMGFAGANGEKVQFQFLLVQRPGKCLACNLTYGLPAVFSRHPVINIRKIVEEVADTLDLPASRLQWKLGQTEPRSHDLHAIPLTITIQPE; from the coding sequence ATGACATCACAAAACATGCAGGCAGTGTTCACACCGGAAGTGCTCGAGCAAATTTTCCCACCTGAACGCAGCCATGATTTTTTTGAAGCCTTGTACGGGGATGCCGATGATGCGGCATTTGACATTCAAATGGGCTTCGCCGGCGCAAACGGCGAAAAAGTGCAGTTTCAGTTCTTGCTGGTTCAACGTCCCGGCAAGTGCCTGGCCTGCAACCTGACCTACGGCCTGCCCGCTGTTTTTTCACGACATCCGGTGATCAACATCCGCAAAATCGTCGAGGAGGTGGCCGATACGCTTGATTTGCCCGCCTCCCGGCTCCAGTGGAAACTGGGCCAGACGGAGCCCAGGAGCCATGACCTACATGCCATTCCGTTGACGATCACGATTCAACCCGAGTGA
- a CDS encoding ABC transporter ATP-binding protein, translated as MLLIEDLHVSIDDRQVLKGVSLEIQDGETFILFGPNGSGKTSLLMTLMGFANYNVTKGKITFKGKDITHAPIYERARLGIGMSFQRPPTIHGLKTRHLISMCAHHRDREVDVDALARKVNFDQFLERDINAGFSGGEIKRSELLQLMAQKPSLLLFDEPESGVDLENMALIGNTVRELLNGSQEPKLDLSLKDLRAKRHTSGLIITHTGYILDYIHADRGQVLHDGVLCCEASPRVILEHIGKFGYKECVRCLK; from the coding sequence ATGCTGCTGATCGAAGATCTCCATGTTTCCATTGACGACCGACAGGTACTTAAGGGCGTCAGTCTGGAAATACAGGATGGAGAGACGTTCATTCTGTTCGGCCCCAACGGCTCCGGCAAGACTTCGCTGTTGATGACGCTGATGGGATTTGCGAATTACAACGTTACCAAGGGAAAAATTACCTTCAAGGGCAAAGACATCACCCATGCACCGATCTACGAGCGGGCCCGTCTGGGGATCGGAATGTCTTTCCAGCGCCCCCCGACCATCCACGGCCTGAAGACGCGGCACCTGATCTCCATGTGCGCCCACCATCGCGACCGAGAAGTCGATGTGGACGCTCTGGCCCGAAAAGTCAATTTTGATCAATTCCTGGAGCGGGACATCAATGCGGGTTTTTCCGGGGGAGAGATCAAGCGCTCCGAACTGCTCCAGCTGATGGCCCAGAAGCCGTCGTTGCTGCTGTTCGACGAGCCGGAATCCGGAGTGGATCTGGAAAACATGGCTCTGATCGGCAATACCGTGCGCGAACTGCTCAATGGCTCACAGGAACCGAAGCTGGATCTGAGCCTGAAGGATTTGCGGGCCAAGCGCCACACTTCCGGCCTGATCATCACCCACACCGGGTACATCCTTGACTATATCCACGCGGATCGCGGTCAGGTGCTGCATGACGGCGTGCTTTGCTGCGAGGCCAGTCCACGGGTGATCCTCGAACATATCGGCAAGTTTGGCTACAAGGAGTGTGTGCGATGTCTGAAATAG